GACAGTAATATTTTTCGTTAAGGCAAAAATCTATAGCGACATTCAATACACAGAGGTACGAAGAAAGGATTATACACAGTGTGACGACAGCCCTCTGCTGCTATGAAGACACAAGTGTCGCTGTCCACACAGGGTGGTGCTGAAGCAACATTGCAACACTAGAGAGTTACAAATCAATCACAAGCACTAACGCTCAGTTCGAAATAGTCTACATATTTAAAAACACAGCACACATACAACACGAACCTAAAACGTTTTATAGGTTACTAAAACAATACGTAATCCAAGATTTACTGCTATAAAATAGAGAAGCGGGAGAAACCCATCTACTGAGGATCCAGGGTAAAACAGTTGAGAAAAAGTTATACAAACAAACTTATTGTAAAGATGTACTGCAACTAAATGAGCTACTTTATTTAAACTCCAAGAAACTCACCTCTAGTGGGGAGTCCGGTTCATCCAGGATGTTATTTTCACTCTGCATCCGCTGCATCGTCCCTGTAGAACTGGGGTCCATTATCAGTACGTTCTGACTACAGGGTCTGACGAATTTACAGTCACTCTTTCTGGAGTCAGTCGTCCTGCACACCTCGTAATTGTACACGTGCTGTAGAGTTCCTGTCCCCAAAGTGTCTGCGTAACGCGGTGGATAATACGGAATAACCGGGAGATTGGAATGATAGAGGACGCGAGACTGTCTCCATCTGTATATTTTCACTGATATAATAACCACTAAACATGTGATGAACAGAAATGAGACTACAGCCAAAGCCAAGACTAAGTAAAAAGTCAGGTTGTCATTGTACTCCTTGTCGTGCGTAAAGTCAGTGAACTCCGAGAGCACTTCAGGGAAGCTGTCCGCCACCGCCACGTTAACATTGACTGTAGCTGAACGAGATGGCTGCCCGTTGTCCTCCACTACAACAGTGAGCCTTTGTTTCACAGCATCTTTATCAGTGACTTGGCGTACAGTTCTTATTTCTCCATTCTGTAAGCCCACTTCAAACAGCGCCCTGTCTGTCGCTTTCTGCAGTTTATACGAGAGCCAGGCATTCTGTCCAGAGTCTACATCAACAGCCACCACTTTAGTAACAAGATAGCCCACATCTGCTGAACGAGGCACCATTTCAGCCACCAGAGAGTTACTAGTCTGGACTGGGTACAGAACCTGAGGCGCGTTGTCGTTCTGATCTTGTATGAAGATGTTGACAGTGGCATTACTACTGAGTGGAGGAGAGCCTCCGTCTTGCGCCTTAACCATAAGTTTAAACTCTTTAATTTGTTCATAATCAAAGGAACAAACCGCATGTAAAATTCCAGTTTCAGAGTTAATAGATATATAAGTAGAGACTGGAGTTCCACTGATCTGCGTGTCCTCCAAGAGGTACGAGATTCTAGCGTTCTGATTCCAGTCAGAGTCCCGCGCGCTGACAGTAAATATGGACATTCCAGGAGAGTTATTCTCTGTGACGTAAGTCGAGTATGAGCCCTGATGAAACAATGGAGCATTGTCATTTACGTCAGATATTCTAAGGTGTAATGTCCTGGTGCTAGAGAGTGGAGGCGAACCAGAATCTGTCGCTGTTATGGTGATGTTGTATTCCGGTGTCGTTTCTCTGTCTAAAGCTACGTCTGAGATCAAATTATAATAACTACTTAACGACGACTGAATTTTAAATGGAAGGTTAGTATTTATAGAGCATGTAATCTGTCCATTTCTCTCTGAATCAGCATCATTAACATTTATAATAGCAATAGTGGTGCCAGGAGGAGCATCTTCAGACACAAGGCTAGAGAAGGACATGACGTTTATAACTGGTGCGTTGTCATTAACATCAACAACTTCAATGACAACTTCACTTGAGTCAGTTAAACCACCTTGATCCTTCACCTCTACCCTGATTTCAAATTTCTTATCTTTCTCGTAATCTATTTCCCCCGCAACTGATATAGTGCCTGTTTTTTCGTCTATATTGAAAATGTCAGCTAAATGTTTTTTGAGGTTGGAGAAAGAATACGCAACATCACCGTTTGATCCACTGTCGGCATCGCTGGCATTTATTGTTGTGATATAGGTCCCTTTTGAAGCGTCTTCCATTACAGAAGCCCTGTACACTGACTGGTTAAACACAGGCGCATTGTCATTAGCATCTAGGACAGTTATCTCTATATTTACTGTGCCAGATCTCTGCGGATTTCCACCATCTACAGCGATTAGCTTTAAAGAGAGACGAGGATGCTCCTCTCTATCTAACGGTTTCTGAAGAACCATTTCAGCATATTTACTACCGTCCGGTTTCGCGTGTTGTTTTAAAACATAATTATCATTCGTGGTTAAGAAGTAATTCTGCAGAGCGTTTAACCCCACATCAGGATCCTCGGCACTCGCCAACGTAAAACGGGAGCCTAAGGTAGCGGACTCGCTAATTTCAAATTGTATATCTCTCTTTGAAAAAGCAGGGGCATGGTCATTTACATCTATAATTTCTACAGTCACGCGGTGTAGCTCCATCGGATGTTCTAGAATGATTTCGAAGCTGAAGCTACACGGTGTGACGTCGCCACAAAGCTGCTCTCGGTCTATTCTCTCACTCACGACTAGAATCCCTTTGTCTGTCTTCAGCTCTGTGTACTGAATGCTTTCTCCGGATACGATACGGGCCCGGCCCGCTCTGAGCCTTTTCAAATCTAACCCCAGGTCTTGAGCTACGTTACCGATAAGAGAACCTTTCTTCATCTCCTCTGGAATGGAATACCGTATTTGGCCACTGACAATATGACAGAATGacaggagaaaaataaatacttGCCACCGCAGTCCACATAAACGCCATCTTACGCATATAGGTTGAAGGAATCCTTCAGAAGCCATATCCAAGAATACAACAAATCCAATACAAATAGCCCTTATACCAGATCCTGAAACGGCGAGTTAATGGGAGATTAATAAACGATATATTATCTTAATCCAGGGTTTTTTAACCGTTCTATTGTATTTGTAATCTACATGTACCAGAACAAGTGTGTCTCTTCCGCGCCCCACCTCGTATGAAGCGCagagcctctccctctcctctgataAAGCGCAGTTATAGGGGAGGGGACGCCACTGACTGACAACACTGGACAGAAATTATTTCACTGATCAACAGCGGCCCTTAGAGTCCACGACATGAACATCAGATTAAATGTGAACATAAATCGCTTCAGAAAAAAATGCAAAATACTTTACAGCTATACTTTTTCAAATGTATATTCAATCAAGTGCAAAGTGATATCTAAATAAATCACCGTTCAATTACTAGAATATTATGATCAGCAGGGAGCATAGTAATCATAAGTTACTAAAACATGTCCTATCCTCTCAGTCATAGAATGGATCGTGCGTAAAAACATGGCCATGTGTCCGCAGTCCAAACCATGACTGAAAATACAGTCAAATACCTTTCTAGAGAGTTATTTTGTTCCGATTGCATGGGCTACACAAGGCTGAAACTCTATAGAAACTTTTCATCAATACACAGCAGTTCAACAATGGATACTTTGTGTGAGAGAGCGGAGCAAACCTCTGCTGCTGACTGACACAAGTTGTGCTGTCCACACAGAGTGGTTCTGAAGTTGCGTAACGATTGTAGCGCTTCGTCACATACATTCTAAATAACATTCTACAAACTCAGCAGGCCTACTATGATTGTCAAAGCTTTAATAAAACCGTAGAAGATAACTTGGCCCCATAAAGTTCACCGTATATACTGAATAAAGTGCACATTTTAGAGATGCATTCCATCAAGATGTTGTATATTATTCAACATCAGCTAAACTCACCTCTAGTGGAGAGTCTAGTTCATCCAGGATGTTCTGTTCACTCTGCATCCGCTGCATCGTCCCTGTAGAACTGGGGTCCATTATCAGTACGTTCTGACTAGAGGGTCTGACGAACTTACAGTCACTCTTTCTGGAGTCAGTCGTCCTGCACACCTCGTAATTGTACACGTGCTGCAGAGTTCCTGTCCCCAAAGTGTCTGCGTAACGCGGTGGATAATACGGAATAACCGGGAGATTGGAATGATAGAGGACGCGAGACTGTCTCCATCTGTATATTTTCACTGATATAATAACCACTAAACATGTGATGAACAGAAATGAGACTACAGCCAAAGCCAAGACTAAGTAAAAAGTCAGGTTGTCATTGTACTCCTTGTCGTGCGTAAAGTCAGTGAACTCCGAGAGCACTTCAGGGAAGCTGTCCGCCACCGCCACGTTAACATTGACTGTAGCTGAACGAGATGGCTGCCCGTTGTCCTCCACTACAACAGTGAGCCTTTGTTTCACAGCATCTTTATCATTGACTTGGCGTATAGTTCTTATTTCTCCATTCTGTAAACCCACTTCAAACAGCGCCCTGTCTGTCGCTTTCTGCAGTTTATACGAGAGCCAGGCATTCTGTCCAGAGTCTATATCAACAGCCACCACTTTAGTAACAAGGTAGCCCACATCTGCTGAACGAGGCACCATTTCAGCCACCAGAGAGCTGCTAGTCTGGACTGGGTACAGAACCTGAGGCGTGTTGTCATTCTGGTCCTGGATCATTATTTTCACAGTCACATTgctactgagaggaggagagcctcCATCCTGCGCTTTAACAACCACTGTAAGCTGTTTAATTTGTTCATAATCAAAGGAACGAACCGCATGTAAAACTCCAGTTTCAGAGTTAATAGATATATAAGTAGAGACTGGAGTTCCACTGATCTGCGTGTCCTCCAAGAGGTACGAGATTCTAGCGTTCTGATTCCAGTCAGAGTCCCGcgcactgacagtaaatatggaCATTCCAGGAGAGTTATTCTCTGTGACGTAAGTCGAGTATGAGCCCTGATGAAACAATGGAGTATTGTCATTTACGTCAGAGATTCTAAGGTGTAATGTCCTCGTGCTGGAGAGTGGAGGCGAACCAGAATCTGTCGCTGTTATGGTGATGTTGTATTCCGGTGTCGTTTCTCTGTCAAGCGCTCCATCTGAGATCAAAGTATAATAACTACTTAACGAAGATTGGATCTTAAACGGGAGGTTAGTAGTTAAAGAGCAGGTGATCTGTCCGTTTCTCTCTGAATCAGCGTCTTTCACATTTATAATAGCGATCGTGGTACCAGTAGGAGCATCTTCAGACACAGGGCTGGAAAAAGACATGACGTTTATAACAGGCGCATTGTCATTTTTGTCAATTATTTCAATGACAACTTTACTGGTGTCTGTTAAACCTCCTTCGTCTTTAGCCTCAACTCTAACCTCGTATTTTGTATCTTTCTCGTAATCTATTTCCCCCGCAACTGATATTGTGCCTGTTGTTTCGtctatgttgaaaatgtcagctaAATGTTTTTTGAGGTTGGAGAAGGAATAGGAGACGACGCCGTTTGATCCGTTATCTGCATCGCTGGCATTTACGGTGGCAATATATGTGCCTTGCAGTGCGTTTTCCATCACAGTAGCCCTGTACACTGACTGGTTAAACACAGGCGCATTGTCATTGGCATCTAGGACAGTTATATCTATATTTACTGTGCCAGATCTCTGCGGATTTCCACCGTCTACAGCGATTAGCTTTAACGAGAGACGAGGATGCTCCTCTCTATCTAACGGTTTCTGGAGGACCATCTCAGCATATTTACTGCCGTCTGGATTCGTATGTTGCTTTAGAATGAAATTATCATTGGGAGTTAAATCATAACTCTGCAGGGCGTTGAGCCCTACGTCAGGATCTTCTGCACTCGCCAACGTAAAACGAGAGCCCAAGGTAGCAGACTCGCTAATTTCAAATGTAATATCTTTCTTTGGAAAATCAGGGGCATGGTCATTTATATCCAGAATCTCCACAGTAATACGACGTAGTTCGATAGGGTTTTCTAGAAGGATTTCGAATCTGAAACTACACGGCGTCACATCGCCACAAAGCTGCTCTCGGTCTATTCTCTCACTCACGACTAGAATCCCTTTGTCTGTCTTCAGCTCTGTGTACTGAATGCTTTCTCCGGTCACGATACGGGCCCGACCCGCTCTGAGCCTTTTCAAATCTAACCCCATGTCTTGAGCTACGTTACCGATAAGAGAACCTTTCTTCATCTCCTCCGGAATGGAATAGCGGATTTGGCCACTGACAATATGACTGAAATACAGGAGGAAAATCAGTACTTGCCACAGTTGTCCACAGCACAAACGCCATTTTATACATTTAGGTTGAAGGAGTCCTTCAGATGACATAGCCAACAAAGAATCAAATCCAACACGAATATTCCTTAGACCTTATCCTCAGAGACGACAAGCGAAGAGGAAACTTATAGTGGAGCTGTTATTTTAATAGAGTCTATTAATTTTAACTGTCTCCTTCACGTATCCGTTTGAgcgagtgtctctctctcgcgccccGCCTGCTATTAAGAGCAAAagagtctctccctctcctctggcaGAGCGCAGTAATAGGGGAGGGGAGTCTACTGACTGGCAACACTGGATATAAATTATTTCACTGATCAACAGCGGCCCTTAGGGTCCAAAACACGAACACCAGATTATAGTTGAATTGATAAAAACCGTAGAAATGATTAATCACTTCACAGCACTACTTTCCTTCCAACATTTTTCAAATAGCTAGTTAAAACGGTGCTTGGTGCAATCTCAATAAATTCAGTCACTGTAATACAATGACAAGCCAAATAGCAACAATATGATACTAAAGCATGCCACACTATCCTCTCAGCCACAATATGGAACACGTGTAAAAACATTTCCATGGATCCGCCTTCCAACCCATTATTGAACCACAGAGTGAAAAAAGTATGTTGAGCTATATTTGGCATATGACAAGCAGTCAACACTGGTTAAGTGACTATTTAGTCATTTCATAGTCACTTTATCAAACCACAACGGTTGGCACAAGGGAACAGTTTGAGAGAGCGAAGCAGAACGGTTGGCACAAGGGAGCAAGCAGTATGAGAGCGAAGCAGAACGGTTGGCACAAGGGAGCAGTATATGAGAGAGCGAAGCGGAACTCTGCTTCTATCATGACATAAGTAACGCTGTCCACACAGTGGTGCTGAAATATCCTTACCACACTACCTCGTTTCTATTGTAGCACTTAGATTAAAAACAACTCAGCAGGCATgctataaaaaaatgtaaaaatccgAAAAACGTGGAGTAATTTCCACTATAGTAGAACGTAATATGTTAACGTCAAAACCTCAATCTGAAATCTCAGCTGACAATATAAAAGCCAAAGCTAACCACAAAAATATGTAACTGCTGATTTAACTATGCTGTTGACTAGAGAAATACTGAGTCCATAAACCTTTACACACTATATCAAAAACAAAGGACGAAGTATGTATTAATAAGAGCAGTATTTCAACCAACTGAGCAATATAATGTAAGATCCAATAAACTCACCTCTAGTGGcgagtctggttcatccaggATGTTCTGTTCACTCTGCATCCGCTGCATCGTCCCTGTAGAACTGGGGTCCATTATCACTACGTTCTGACTACAGGGTCTGACGAATTTACAGTCACTCTTTCTGGAGTCAGTCGTACTGCACACCTCGTAATTGTACACGTGCTGTAGAGTTCCTGTCCCCAAAGTGTCTGCGTAACGCGGTGGATAATACGGAATAACCGGGAGACTGGAATGATAGAGGACGCGAGACTGTCTCCATCTGTATATTTTCACTGATATAATAACCACTAAACATGTGATGAACAGAAATGAGACTACAGCCAAAGCCAAGACTAAGTAAAAAGTCAGGTTGTCATTGTACTCCTTGTCGTGCGTAAAGTCAGTGAACTCCGAGAGCACTTCAGGGAAGCTGTCCGCCACCGCCACGTTAACATTGACTGTAGCTGAACGAGAGGGCTGCCCGTTGTCCTCCACTACAACAGTGAGCCTTTGTTTCACAGCATCTTTATCCGTGACTTGGCGTATAGTTCTTATTTCTCCATTCTGTAAACCCACTTCAAACAGCGCCCTGTCCGTCGCTTTCTGCAGTTTATACGAGAGCCAGGCATTCTGTCCAGAGTCCACATCAACAGCCACCACTTTAGTGACAAGATAGCCCACATCTGCTGAACGAGGCACCATTTCAGCCACCAGAGAGCTGCTAGTCTGGACTGGATACAGAACCTGAGGCGAGTTGTCATTCTGGTCCTGGATCATTAATTTCACAGTCACATTgctactgagaggaggagagcctcCGTCTTGCGCCATAACCACGAGTGTAAGCTCTTTGATTTGTTCGTAATCATAGGAGCGTACCGCGTGTATAACCCCACTCTCTGCATTTACCGAAACATAAGCAGCCACAGGAGTCCCGTTGACGTCAGTATCCTCCAGAATGTAGTAAATACGGGAATTTTGATTGGAGTCGGTGTCTTCAGCTCTAACAGTAAATATAGAGACTCCTGGAGAGTTATTCTCTGCGATATAAGAGTTGTACACACCCCGTGGAAACACTGGGGCATTGTCGTTGATATCTGAGACCTTCAGGTGAAATGTTCTCTTACTTGAGAGAGGAGGCGACCCTGCGTCCGTGGCGACTACAGTTATGTTATGTTCTGACACGCTCTCGCGGTCTAAAACAGCATCGGTTACCAAGGTGTAGTAATTTCTTAAATTAGATTTTATCTTAAAGGGGATGTTTTGGTCTAGGCTACAGCTCACATGTCCGTTTTCACCTGAATCAAGGTCTTTAACGTTGATGATACCGATGGTTGTACCCGGAGGAGAGTCTTCAGAAATCGGACTCGTGAATGACATGACGCTTATAACAGGCTCATTATCGTTTTTGTCAATGACCTCAACAATAACTTTACTCGAATCCGTTAAGCCTCCATGGTCCTTTGCTTCAATTCTCAGTTCAAACCTTTTCTCTTTTTCGTAATCAATCAACCCTGAAACGGATATTCTGCCTGTGGTTTCATTGATAGTCAACACATCAGCAAGACCACCATTCATGTCTGAAATAGAGTATACAATAAAACTATTCGTCCCGCTGTCTGCATCACTGGCATTTACGATGGTAATATATGTGCCTTTCGGTGCGTTTTCCATCACAGTAGCCATGTACAATGACTGGTTAAACACAGGCGCATTGTCATTGGCATCTAGGACAGTGATATCTATATTTACTGTGCCAGATCTCTGCGGATTTCCACCGTCTACAGCGATTAGCTTTAAAGAGAGACGAGGATGCTTTTCTCTATCTAACGGTTGCTGGAGGACCATCTCAGCATATTTTCTTCCATCGGCATTTGGATGTTGTTTTAGAATGAAATTATCGTTTGAACTTAAAACATACTCCTGTAGGCCATTAGATCCTACATCAGAGTCCTCTGCACTGGCTAACGCAAAACGCGCACCAATAACAGCGGATTCACTGATTTCTAAATGTATATTATTTTTCTTAAATATTGGAGAATTGTCGTTAATGTCCAGGATTTCTATTGTAACGTGATGAAGCTCCATTGGATTTTCTAGAATAATTTCGAAGCTGAAGCTACACGGTGTGACGTCGCCACAAAGCTGCTCTCGGTCTATTCTCTCACTCACGACTAGGACCCCTTTGTCTGTCTTCAGCTCTGTGTACTGAATGCTTTCTCCGGTCACGATACGGGCCCGACCCGCTCTGAGCCTTTTCAAATCTAACCCAAGGTCTTGAGCTACGTTACCGATAAGAGAACCTTTCTTCATCTCCTCCGGAATGGAATAGCGGATTTGGCCACTGACAATATGACTGAAATACAGGAGGAAAATAAGTACTTGCCACAGCAGTCCACAACACAAACGCCATCTTAAGTATTTAGGTTGAAGGAATCCTCCCAATGCCATAGCCAACAAATAATAGATCCAACGGAAATATTCCTTTTATCCCCAACAAATAGAAGAGCGATATTTTACTTATGATTTAAATCCAGGCTATTTTCACCGTCTTCTTTCGATATCTATAAAGACCAGAGCGAGTGTCTCTCTGTCGCACCCCACCTCATATGAAGCGCagagtctctccctctcctctggcaGAGCGCAGTGATAGGGGAGGGAACTCTTCAGACTGACAACACTGGACAGAAATTATTTCACTGATCAACAGCGGCTCTCAGAGTCCAAAAAATGAACACACATTATATTTGAATCTGTAAAAACGTAGAAAATATTAAACAATTTACAGCACTAATTTGTTCTCGAAATATTGCAAATAGCTAGTTGAACACAGTGCTAGGTGAAATCTAAATAAATGAAACGTTAAATGACTATAATACTTGGACCAGTAAGGCAAACCGCAATAATTTGACACTAAATCATGCTACACCATCCTCTTAGCAATGGATTCGAACGTGCCTAAAAACATTTCCGTGGATCCGCCATCCAAAGCATTATTGAACAACATATTCCATACGAAAGTGGGTTGTTATTGACAAGCAGTTAACACTGCTCAAGGGACTCCATAACGACTCTTTGTCATAACACTGCCGTTGGAACAAGGGAGAGCAGACCTATGATTCTATCAGGACAGAAGTGGCGCTGTCCACAGAGATGGCCACACGGCCCATATTGCTGCTATTGTGATGAAAACAAATCGGTAGGTATACTATAAAAGCCCAAACTAACCAATAGACAAGTCATCGCTTCTATTGTAGCTATTAGTGTGCTAACGTCGAAACCACAGAATAAAAACTCAAGTGGCAATGGAATTCTATAAAAGCCCAATCTAACCACAACAATACTTAACAGCTGGTTTGAATGAATACTGTTAACTGCAGAAATATTAAGTAGCCACAATAGGTCAAATGGTTACAAAGgacactttttttaaagtattgaaAATATATATTCCAACCCAATGAGCCATACTGTTTAAACTCCAACACACTCACCTCTAGTGGAGAGTCTGGTTCATCCAGGATGTTCTGTTCACTCTGCATCCGCTGCATCGTCCCTGTACAACTGGGGTCCATTATCAGTACGTTCTGACTACAGGGTCTGACGAACTTACAGTCACTCTTTCTGGAGTCAGTCGTCCTGCACACCTCGTAATTGTACACGTGCTGTAGAGTTCCTGTCCCCAAGGTGTCTGCGTAACGCGGTGGATAATACGGAATAACCGGGAGATTGGAATGATAGAGGACGCGAGACTGTCTCCATCTGTATATTTTCACTGATATAATAACCACTAAACATGTGATGAACAGAAATGAGACTACAGCCAAAGCCAAGACTAAGTAAAAAGTCAGGTTGTCATTGTACTCCTTGTCGTGCGTAAAGTCAGTGAACTCCGAGAGCACTTCAGGGAAGCTGTCCGCCACCGCCACGTTAACATTGACTGTAGCTGAACGAGAGGGCTGCCCGTTGTCCTCCACTACAACAGTGAGCCTTTGTTTCACAGCATCTTTATCATTGACTTGGCGTATAGTTCTTATTTCTCCATTCTGTAAACCCACTTCAAACAGCGCCCTGTCTGTCGCTTTCTGCAGTTTATACGAGAGCCAGGCATTCTGTCCAGAGTCCACATCAACAGCCACCACTTTAGTGACAAGATAGCCCACATCTGCTGAACGAGGCACCATTTCAGCCACCAGAGAGCTGCTAGTCTGGACTGGATACAGAACCTGAGGCGCGTTGTCGTTCTGATCTTGTATGAAGATGTTGACACTCACATTACTACTGAGGGGAGGAGAGCCTCCGTCTTGCGCCTTAGCCACACATGTAAACTCTTTAATTTGTTCATAATCAAAGGAACGAACCGCATGTAAAACTCCAGTTTCAGAGTTAATAGATATATAAGTAGAGACTGGAGTTCCACTGATCTGCGTGTCCTCCAAGAGGTACGAGATTCTAGCGTTCTGATTCCAGTCAGAGTCCCGCGCGCTGACAGTAAATATGGACATTCCAGGAGAGTTATTCTCTGTGACGTAGGTCGAGTATGAGCCCTGATGAAACAATGGAGCATTGTCATTTACGTCAGATATTCTAAGGTGTAATGTCCTGGTGCTGGAGAGCGGAGGCGAACCAGAATCTGTCGCTGTTATGGTGATGTTGTATTCTGGTGTCGTTTCCCGGTCAAAAGTTAAATCAGTGATCAAATCGTAATAATTTGTCGTAGATAATTTGATGTTAAATGGGAGGTTCGTATCTATAGAGCATGTAACCTGACCATTCCTCTCAGAATCGACGTCTTTGACATTGATTATCGCAATGGTTGTTCCCCAAGGAGCATCTTCAGACACAGGGCTGGAGAAAGACACGACGTTTATAACAGGCGCGTTGTCATTCAGGTCAACTATTTCTATGACAACTTTACCGAGGTCTGTTAAACCACCTTGGTCTTTAGCCTCAACTCTAATTTCATATTTCTTGTCTTTTTCAAAATCCATTTGTCCAGCTACAGATATTTTGCCAGTTGTCCTGTCAATTTCAAATATATCTGCTAAGTTCCCTTTTAAGTTAGAAAATGAATAAGTAACTAACCCATTCGAACCACTGTCTGCATCGCTGGCATTTAAGGTTGTGATAAAGGTGCCTTTCTGTGCGTTTTCCATCACAGTAGCCCTGTACACTGACTGGTTAAACACAGGCGCATTGTCATTGACATCTAGGACAGTGATCTCTATATTTACTGTGCCAGATCTCTGCGGATTTCCACCGTCTTCAGCGATTAGCTTTAGAGAGAGACGAGGATGCTCCTCTCTATCTAACGGTTTCTGTAAAATCATTTCGGCAAACCTTCTACCATCAGGATTCGCATGCTGTTTCAGAATAAAATTGTCATTCGTGGTTAAAACATAATTCTGTAGACCGTTAACTCCTACGTCATGATCCTCAGCACTCTCCAACACAAAACGAGATCCCAGAGTGGCGGATTCACTGATTTCAAATTTGATGTTATTATTCGGAAAAATAGGGGCATGATCATTTACATCCAAAATTTCCACAGTCACGCGGTGTAGCTCCATTGGCGTTTCCAGTATAATTTCGAAGTTGAAGCTACATGGTGTGACGTCACCACAAAGCTGCTCTCGGTCTATTCTCTCACTCACGACTAGAATCCCTTTGTCTGTCTTCAGCTCTGTGTACTGAATGCTTTCTCCCGTCACGATACGGGCACGGCCCGCTCGGAGCCTGTTCAGATCTAACCCCAGGTCTTGAGCTACGTTACCGATAAGAGAAcctttcttcatctcctcctgAATGGAATAGCGGATTTGGCCACTGGCAATTTGACTGAAATACAGGAGGAAAATCAGTATTTGCCACCGCAGTCCACAGCACAAACGCCATCTTAGGCATTTAGGTTGAAGGGATCCTTCCAATGCCATAGCCAACGGATAATACACCAGACACGAGTGTTCCTTATACCGCATCCACAGAAACGATGATCAAATAGAAGAGTGATTGTTGACTTTTTATTTTAATCCAGCCTATTTCAAAAGTCCCCTCCGTGTATCCATAGATCAGAGCAAATGTCTCTCTGTCGCGCCCCGCCTCGAATGAAGCgcagtctctccctgtcctcaaGTAAAGCGCAGTGATAGGGGATGGGACTCTACTGACT
Above is a genomic segment from Oncorhynchus gorbuscha isolate QuinsamMale2020 ecotype Even-year linkage group LG23, OgorEven_v1.0, whole genome shotgun sequence containing:
- the LOC124011539 gene encoding protocadherin gamma-A11-like, giving the protein MASEGFLQPICVRWRLCGLRWQVFIFLLSFCHIVSGQIRYSIPEEMKKGSLIGNVAQDLGLDLKRLRAGRARIVSGESIQYTELKTDKGILVVSERIDREQLCGDVTPCSFSFEIILEHPMELHRVTVEIIDVNDHAPAFSKRDIQFEISESATLGSRFTLASAEDPDVGLNALQNYFLTTNDNYVLKQHAKPDGSKYAEMVLQKPLDREEHPRLSLKLIAVDGGNPQRSGTVNIEITVLDANDNAPVFNQSVYRASVMEDASKGTYITTINASDADSGSNGDVAYSFSNLKKHLADIFNIDEKTGTISVAGEIDYEKDKKFEIRVEVKDQGGLTDSSEVVIEVVDVNDNAPVINVMSFSSLVSEDAPPGTTIAIINVNDADSERNGQITCSINTNLPFKIQSSLSSYYNLISDVALDRETTPEYNITITATDSGSPPLSSTRTLHLRISDVNDNAPLFHQGSYSTYVTENNSPGMSIFTVSARDSDWNQNARISYLLEDTQISGTPVSTYISINSETGILHAVCSFDYEQIKEFKLMVKAQDGGSPPLSSNATVNIFIQDQNDNAPQVLYPVQTSNSLVAEMVPRSADVGYLVTKVVAVDVDSGQNAWLSYKLQKATDRALFEVGLQNGEIRTVRQVTDKDAVKQRLTVVVEDNGQPSRSATVNVNVAVADSFPEVLSEFTDFTHDKEYNDNLTFYLVLALAVVSFLFITCLVVIISVKIYRWRQSRVLYHSNLPVIPYYPPRYADTLGTGTLQHVYNYEVCRTTDSRKSDCKFVRPCSQNVLIMDPSSTGTMQRMQSENNILDEPDSPLETLRAAVDQ